The following nucleotide sequence is from Kosmotoga arenicorallina S304.
GCAAGAGATCATCGGAACCGAAGATTTCTTCAAGCATATCCCATTTGTATGAAGAGGTCCCGCGCCTGTCAACTATCCTATCGAAGTCATACCTCATTGAATGCTTCCTCCCTTTTGTCCTGCGTTAATTTAATGATATCATTTTACTAAAGAAAATAAGAAGGTGAGAACGTGCTTCTAATAAGCTATTTTGAACCCTTTGGAAGGGACCCTTTGAATTCAACAGAAGTGATTTGTGAAGAAATCAAAAGGGTTAGAAGAGATGTTCAGTTTGTAAAACTTCCAACTGTGTTCTATGAATCAGGAACAGTCTTGACGAGCCTTATAAAAGAAGTAAATCCTGATACAGTTATAATGCTGGGGCAGGCTGGTGGCAGGGCAGCAATAACCCCGGAAATGGTTGCGTTAAACTGGATTGATGCTCGCATTAAAGACAACAGGGGACAAAAGCCTATCGATAAGAAAATTGTCGAAGGAGGACCAGCGGCGTATTTTTCGACACTTCCTGTAAGGAAAATTGTTGAAGCTCTTACAAAAGGAGGCATTCCTGCAAGAGTATCTTACTCCGCTGGCACTTTTGTATGCAATGCACTTTTTTATCAGGTGATGCATTTCATCATTGAAAACCGCTATCAGATTAAAGCTGGTTTTGTGCATTTCCCATACCTTTCAGGACAGGTGCTTTACAGGGAAGAAGCCCCTTCTTTAGACCTTGCGAAATCAATTGAGGGATTGAACTTGATCATTGAACTCATGGAGGGGAGTTTATGAAAGTAGCTGGTGCGCTTTTTGATCCCGTATACAGCGATAAAGAGCAAAGCAAACTGGAAGCGATAGATGCTTTTAAAGAAGCAGCAAATGCTGGCGCGGACTTAATCGTGTTTCCAGAAATGACTCTTAGCGGTTTTACCATGAATTGCCCTTTACACGATCCAGGCGATATGAGCTTTTTTGAGGAACTAGCAAAAACGAACGGGATAGCAGTAATCTATGGCACTGTTTTAAAAGTGGAAAATTGCTTATATAACACAGCCGTATTCTATGATCCTGAAAGCAACAAAAGAGCAGTGTATTTTAAGAGAAAACTTTTCCGCTATGCTAAGGAAGATGAATTTTATTGTTCGGGAAAGAATTCTGTCCAATTTTCCTATCAGGAATTGAAATGTTCACTTTTGATTTGCTATGATTTGAGATTTCCCGAGTTATTCAGAGATACGATAGGCGGCGAGCTTTTTTTCGTAATAGCATGCTGGCCAAAAAGCAGGAAATTACATTGGCATACACTTTTAAGAGCGCGAGCAATAGAAAATCAGGCATTTGTGATAGGTGTAAACAGAATAGGTATCGATGAAAAGGGTGTTGATTATGGGCAATTAAGCGCTGTCTATGATTATTATGGCAAAAGACTCAAGCCTTCTATAAAAACCAGCAAGCTTTTGATCTGGGAAATTTCCAGTCAGAGAATCAAAAAAATGTATCACTGGCGGAAGGTATTTCCAGTATTGAAAACATAAAAAAATTGCTGCCCTTTGCGAGGGC
It contains:
- the pcp gene encoding pyroglutamyl-peptidase I, which gives rise to MLLISYFEPFGRDPLNSTEVICEEIKRVRRDVQFVKLPTVFYESGTVLTSLIKEVNPDTVIMLGQAGGRAAITPEMVALNWIDARIKDNRGQKPIDKKIVEGGPAAYFSTLPVRKIVEALTKGGIPARVSYSAGTFVCNALFYQVMHFIIENRYQIKAGFVHFPYLSGQVLYREEAPSLDLAKSIEGLNLIIELMEGSL
- a CDS encoding nitrilase-related carbon-nitrogen hydrolase, with product MKVAGALFDPVYSDKEQSKLEAIDAFKEAANAGADLIVFPEMTLSGFTMNCPLHDPGDMSFFEELAKTNGIAVIYGTVLKVENCLYNTAVFYDPESNKRAVYFKRKLFRYAKEDEFYCSGKNSVQFSYQELKCSLLICYDLRFPELFRDTIGGELFFVIACWPKSRKLHWHTLLRARAIENQAFVIGVNRIGIDEKGVDYGQLSAVYDYYGKRLKPSIKTSKLLIWEISSQRIKKMYHWRKVFPVLKT